Proteins found in one Fulvitalea axinellae genomic segment:
- a CDS encoding IS3 family transposase: MRLLVDPGDKLSIRRQCDCLELYRSSYYYSPKGENAENLELMRLMDRHMIDEPTAGVLRMRSALRDQGFNPSYERVRRLMRKANLYPIYPKKNLSKPGEAKYVYPYLLKEKKVVRKNQVWSIDITYIAMASGFMYMTAIIDVYSRYIVGWGLSNTLEAAASLKVVREAVEIHGKPEILNSDQGSQFTCGEYVNYLKKEGINISMDAKGRALDNIYIERFWRTLKRDHIYLNPADNGLKLYLGIEKWLRRYHNRDHQGIENLKPENVFSGASKAKATAYAHANIDKSKKKQNVKGLINIHTGSTIATTV, from the coding sequence TTGCGTCTCCTTGTCGACCCCGGGGATAAGCTGAGCATTCGCCGTCAGTGCGACTGTCTGGAGCTTTACCGTTCGTCATACTACTACAGCCCAAAGGGGGAAAACGCGGAAAACTTGGAGTTGATGCGCCTTATGGACCGGCACATGATCGACGAACCCACGGCGGGAGTTTTGCGCATGAGATCAGCCTTGCGTGACCAAGGATTCAACCCTTCCTATGAAAGGGTTAGGCGCTTGATGCGCAAAGCGAATCTCTACCCTATTTACCCGAAAAAGAATCTGAGCAAGCCCGGAGAGGCAAAATACGTTTACCCGTATCTGCTTAAGGAAAAGAAAGTTGTCAGGAAAAACCAGGTCTGGTCGATAGACATCACTTATATAGCCATGGCTAGCGGTTTCATGTATATGACGGCGATTATCGACGTCTACAGCAGGTACATAGTGGGTTGGGGTTTGAGCAATACGCTTGAGGCCGCGGCGTCTTTAAAAGTGGTGCGTGAGGCCGTTGAGATTCACGGTAAACCGGAAATACTCAACAGTGACCAAGGTTCCCAGTTCACTTGCGGGGAATACGTGAACTATCTCAAGAAAGAGGGAATAAACATCAGTATGGACGCCAAAGGCCGAGCCTTGGACAACATTTACATCGAACGCTTTTGGAGAACGCTAAAAAGGGACCATATTTACCTGAATCCGGCCGACAACGGTTTAAAGTTGTATTTGGGGATAGAGAAATGGTTGCGACGCTACCACAACAGGGATCACCAAGGAATCGAGAACCTGAAGCCGGAAAATGTTTTTAGCGGAGCGTCAAAAGCGAAAGCCACCGCGTATGCCCATGCAAATATTGATAAGTCCAAGAAAAAACAGAATGTGAAAGGACTTATCAACATTCACACGGGCTCGACGATAGCGACAACCGTTTAA
- a CDS encoding transposase, with amino-acid sequence MKTRTTRRKFSAKFKAEVAIEALKERETTQELCRRYDLHATQISQWKNEFLQRSSSVFEGGKDRKEHEKTEKATDQLYSKIGKLEMENDFLKKSLKKLGRL; translated from the coding sequence ATGAAAACGAGAACGACACGCAGAAAATTCAGCGCCAAATTCAAGGCGGAAGTAGCGATCGAAGCACTGAAGGAAAGAGAAACCACCCAAGAACTCTGCAGACGGTACGATCTTCACGCCACCCAGATTTCACAATGGAAAAATGAGTTTCTGCAGCGCTCGTCCAGCGTTTTTGAGGGTGGCAAAGATAGAAAAGAACACGAGAAAACGGAGAAGGCGACAGACCAACTGTACAGTAAAATAGGAAAGCTTGAGATGGAAAACGACTTCCTAAAAAAAAGCTTAAAGAAGTTGGGGCGTCTATAG